The Nocardioides houyundeii genome includes the window GCCAGACGAGATGCCAGGTCTTGGAGCGTGGAGCCGTCCGGCTCGCCGTGATCGGGATTGATCTCGCACACGGTCAGGCCGCAGAAGTTGGGCGCGGCCACCAGCACCTCGAGCGCCGCCATCACGGTCTCCAGCTTCAGGGCAACGTTGCGGCGGGTGTTCTCGGCCAGCGGAGCGTCCGCGAAGTCGACCAGGTCGATGTCCAGGTGCAGCAACAGCCGGTCGAACTGCGCGGCCCATCCCTTCACCACCCGGGTGGCGGCCTCGACCGGGTCGTCACGTACCTCGTCGTGGTGGACCCAGGCGATGTCGCGCTCGTCGATGACGGTGCGCTCGAAGGCGGTCGGCTCCACCTGCCCGAACAGCAGGACCTGCTCAGGGTCCAGGAGCGGGACACGAGGACCGACCCCTGCGAGGCTCGCGACGGTCCCGTCCACACCGAGCAGGTGGGCCACTCCCATCCAGTCCAGCGCGCCGTCGTCGGTGCTCTGCGGAGTGTTCAGGTCGGCATCGTGGTCGAGGTAGACCAGGCCAAGGGTCCCCGGCGCCGTGGCGGCGCCGGCGACGGTCCCGAGCTCCACGGTGCAGTCACCGCCGAGGACCAGCACCTTCGAGCCCTCCGCGGCCAGGGCGTCTCGGACCCGGGACGCGACGCTGCTGGCGGTGTGGGTGACCAGGTCCGCGTTTCTCGCGCGCGGGTTGTCCCGGTCGGCTCGCATGCGGATCGTCTCGGTGTCACCCGCGTCCTCGACGTCCACGCCGTGCCCGCGGAGCAGGTCGATCAGGCCCGCGTCCCGCAATGCGCGCGGAGCCTGTTCCTGGCCAGGTCCGTAGGCCCCGGCGCTGCTCGGCGCTCCGATCACCGTCAGTCGGTTCGACATGTGACCACTCTGGCGGAGCCCGCGGATCCCGGCAACCGTGCTCTGCGGTGGGCGCTACGGGCCCAGGAAACGCCTGACGGCGGGCAGCGGAGCGCTTCAGGAGACTCTCTTGAAGGAGATGTGCTTGACCCGGGGCTTGTGGCTCGGGGCGGTGACGATGACCCGGAGCAGGACCCGCTTGCCCTTCCAGCCGGGCCGCACCTTGGCCTTCAGGCCCTGCTTGACGACCTTCCCGCCCACGACCCACTTGTAGGCGATCATGCGGGGTTCGGTCACCGATCCACCGATCACCGGCCCCTCCAGGGGGTTGAGGCGCGTCTTGGTGACGCGCAGCGTCTTCCCGACCTTCGCCCGCCTGGGCGTACCGGGGGCCTTGGTGCTCCACGCGGCGATGTACGAGGCAGGTACGACGGTCGCTGGGCCGTCCTGCCAGGCATCGTCGCAGTCGCGCGGGTAGTCGCTCGGCGTCGGGACCTGCCCTGCGAGGACAGGCATGGTCGGGTCGGAGAACGTGACGCGATACCCGACAGCCGGTCCGACGTCGTCGGGGTCCATCCGCTCCGAGACCGTGAAGCCGTCGTACCGGCTGGTAGCGCCCGCGCCGGCGAAGGACTCGGTCGTCACCACGCGGTCGCAGCCAGTGACGGTGACGGTGTAGGTCACATCCGCGGCGACGCCCTGGGAGAACGTGACGATGACATCACTGATGGTGGCGTCCAGGACCTGGAACTGCTGATCGACCACGTGGATGTCCCGCGGCTCCGCCTGGGCGGAGGCAGGCACGGACAGTGCGACGGCGGCCAACGCCGCGGACGTCGACAGGTTGACGGTGCGAACCTTCACATTTCCCCCCGGAACTTCGCTGTTGGGCCTCATCCTGCCCGGGATCAGCCTCGAAGGTGACCCTCGAGAGAAAGCAGTCCACGCGCGACTCATGGGGGAGGGTAGGTCCGTGCGCATC containing:
- a CDS encoding arginase family protein — translated: MSNRLTVIGAPSSAGAYGPGQEQAPRALRDAGLIDLLRGHGVDVEDAGDTETIRMRADRDNPRARNADLVTHTASSVASRVRDALAAEGSKVLVLGGDCTVELGTVAGAATAPGTLGLVYLDHDADLNTPQSTDDGALDWMGVAHLLGVDGTVASLAGVGPRVPLLDPEQVLLFGQVEPTAFERTVIDERDIAWVHHDEVRDDPVEAATRVVKGWAAQFDRLLLHLDIDLVDFADAPLAENTRRNVALKLETVMAALEVLVAAPNFCGLTVCEINPDHGEPDGSTLQDLASRLARVLAGAVGDHS